One window of the Bacillota bacterium genome contains the following:
- a CDS encoding tRNA (adenosine(37)-N6)-threonylcarbamoyltransferase complex transferase subunit TsaD, whose product MESSADLRLILGIETSCDETAAAVVEQGRIIRSSVVASQIEVHQKFGGVVPEVASRRHLELMLPVIDEALRQAGVTLADIDGIAVTKGPGLVGSLLVGLAAAKALALALDVPFVGVNHIEGHIYANFLSHPELEPPLVCLTVAGGHTALVYVPDYGRYEILGSTRDDAAGEALDKIARVLGLGYPGGPEIDRLARGQDPGRYELPRAMLEEGYDFSFSGLKTAALNLLNRARQRGEEIDVAAFAASFQEAVVDVLVAKTMRAAAEKRVRSVIMAGGVASNSRLRERMTQAARELGDAAGLGEMRVYWPAPALCTDNAAMIAAAGYYRLLAGERSPLSLNAEPSLKLR is encoded by the coding sequence GTGGAGTCGTCGGCGGACTTAAGGCTCATTTTGGGCATCGAGACCAGCTGCGACGAGACGGCCGCGGCGGTGGTGGAGCAGGGGCGCATCATCCGCTCCAGCGTCGTGGCGTCGCAGATTGAAGTGCACCAAAAGTTCGGAGGCGTCGTGCCGGAGGTGGCGTCGCGGCGGCACCTGGAGCTGATGCTGCCGGTCATCGACGAGGCGCTGCGCCAAGCGGGCGTCACGCTGGCCGACATCGACGGAATTGCGGTGACGAAAGGGCCCGGGCTGGTGGGATCGCTCCTGGTGGGGCTGGCCGCGGCCAAGGCGCTGGCGCTGGCCCTGGACGTGCCCTTCGTGGGCGTCAACCACATCGAAGGCCACATCTACGCCAACTTCTTGTCACACCCGGAGCTGGAGCCGCCGCTGGTGTGCCTGACGGTCGCGGGCGGCCACACGGCCCTCGTGTACGTGCCTGACTACGGCCGCTACGAAATATTGGGCTCTACCCGGGACGACGCGGCCGGCGAGGCCCTGGACAAGATCGCCCGGGTGCTGGGGCTGGGCTATCCGGGCGGGCCGGAAATCGACCGGCTGGCGCGCGGGCAGGATCCCGGCCGCTACGAGCTGCCGCGGGCCATGCTGGAGGAAGGGTACGACTTCAGCTTCAGCGGGCTGAAGACCGCGGCGCTCAACCTCCTCAACCGGGCGCGGCAGCGGGGAGAAGAAATTGACGTGGCGGCCTTCGCCGCGTCGTTCCAGGAAGCCGTCGTCGACGTGCTGGTGGCCAAGACGATGCGGGCCGCGGCGGAAAAGCGCGTGCGCAGCGTGATCATGGCGGGGGGCGTGGCCTCCAACAGCCGGCTGCGGGAACGGATGACGCAGGCGGCGCGGGAGCTGGGCGACGCGGCGGGCCTGGGCGAGATGCGGGTGTACTGGCCGGCGCCGGCGCTGTGCACCGACAACGCGGCCATGATCGCGGCGGCCGGATACTATCGCCTGCTGGCCGGCGAGCGGTCGCCGCTGTCGCTGAACGCCGAGCCGAGCCTGAAGCTGCGGTGA
- the rimI gene encoding ribosomal-protein-alanine N-acetyltransferase translates to MSVVIEPMRVRDIGAVLEVEKLSFPTPWSRAAFLSELLNNEKAYYLVARDPAKKGPFPWSPALVVGYIGAWILFDEGHITNVAVHPDYRGQGIGRKLMEAIEEVCAARGVKRMTLEVRQSNLIAQRLYRSLGYVAVGVRPGYYQDNNEDALIMWKEL, encoded by the coding sequence ATCTCCGTCGTGATTGAGCCCATGCGCGTCCGGGACATCGGCGCCGTGCTGGAAGTGGAGAAGCTGTCGTTTCCGACGCCGTGGTCGCGCGCCGCGTTCTTGTCGGAGTTGCTCAACAACGAGAAGGCGTACTACCTGGTGGCGCGCGATCCGGCGAAGAAGGGGCCCTTCCCGTGGAGCCCGGCGCTGGTGGTCGGGTACATCGGTGCCTGGATCTTGTTTGACGAGGGGCACATTACCAACGTCGCCGTGCACCCGGACTACCGGGGCCAGGGCATCGGCCGCAAGCTGATGGAGGCCATCGAAGAAGTGTGCGCGGCGCGGGGCGTGAAGCGCATGACGCTGGAGGTGCGCCAGTCCAATCTCATCGCCCAGCGGCTGTATCGCAGCCTGGGCTACGTGGCCGTCGGCGTCCGCCCCGGGTATTACCAGGACAACAACGAAGACGCGCTCATCATGTGGAAAGAATTGTAG
- a CDS encoding tRNA (adenosine(37)-N6)-threonylcarbamoyltransferase complex ATPase subunit type 1 TsaE — translation MADERQAAPAWAVVVRDEAATRRLAALLGKIVAPDAVIVLEGDLGAGKTTFVKGLAEGLGIDPDEVSSPTFTLIHEYEGAVPLYHFDVYRLNDPLEFLDLGVEEYFAGLGVSVIEWGGRFRSQLPAERLEIRIERADEPGDAGRDPGAGGRQDDTMRRIAFWPLGARPVAWVEQLAAAWGKEGAGGAGARA, via the coding sequence ATGGCGGATGAGCGGCAGGCGGCGCCGGCCTGGGCCGTCGTCGTCCGGGACGAGGCGGCGACGCGGCGCCTGGCGGCGCTGCTGGGCAAGATCGTGGCGCCGGACGCGGTCATCGTGCTGGAGGGCGACCTGGGCGCGGGCAAGACGACCTTCGTCAAAGGCCTGGCGGAAGGGCTCGGCATCGATCCCGACGAAGTCAGCAGCCCGACTTTCACGCTCATCCACGAGTACGAAGGAGCTGTGCCTTTGTATCACTTCGACGTGTACCGGCTGAACGACCCGCTGGAGTTCCTCGACCTGGGCGTCGAGGAATACTTCGCGGGCCTGGGCGTGTCGGTCATCGAGTGGGGCGGGCGCTTCCGCAGCCAGCTGCCCGCGGAGCGGCTGGAGATCCGCATCGAGCGAGCGGACGAGCCGGGGGATGCAGGCAGAGACCCGGGCGCCGGCGGCCGGCAGGACGACACCATGCGGCGCATCGCCTTTTGGCCGCTGGGCGCGCGGCCGGTCGCGTGGGTGGAGCAGCTGGCCGCAGCCTGGGGAAAGGAGGGCGCGGGCGGTGCTGGTGCTCGCGCTTGA
- the tsaB gene encoding tRNA (adenosine(37)-N6)-threonylcarbamoyltransferase complex dimerization subunit type 1 TsaB → MQAETRAPAAGRTTPCGASPFGRWARGRSRGWSSWPQPGERRARAVLVLALDTSTATGGVALVEDGRLLGEYVLDVQRTTHSERLLPAVERVLQDAGLGPGRRPDGVAVALGPGSFTGLRIGVMTAKAFSYAWRVPVVGVLTLEALAYQASGATPLACPIMDARNGNVFTGLYDVRGPEPVAVAAPALRPARDWFGKLADGRWREEAAAATPAGMEGDWMNGAVMFCGDGVPLYWDDIVQALGERARRPAPGFELLRTGAVAMLGAARLARGERDDPMRLAPAYLRESEAERKWGARSRRPSPS, encoded by the coding sequence ATGCAGGCAGAGACCCGGGCGCCGGCGGCCGGCAGGACGACACCATGCGGCGCATCGCCTTTTGGCCGCTGGGCGCGCGGCCGGTCGCGTGGGTGGAGCAGCTGGCCGCAGCCTGGGGAAAGGAGGGCGCGGGCGGTGCTGGTGCTCGCGCTTGACACGTCCACCGCGACGGGCGGCGTCGCGCTGGTGGAAGACGGGCGGCTCTTAGGCGAGTACGTGCTGGACGTGCAGCGCACTACCCATTCGGAGCGGCTGCTGCCCGCGGTGGAGCGGGTGCTTCAGGACGCCGGCCTTGGTCCGGGGAGGCGGCCCGACGGCGTCGCGGTGGCGCTGGGGCCGGGATCCTTTACGGGCCTGCGCATCGGCGTTATGACGGCCAAGGCGTTCAGCTACGCCTGGCGAGTGCCCGTTGTCGGCGTGTTGACGCTGGAGGCGCTGGCGTACCAAGCCAGCGGCGCGACGCCGCTGGCGTGCCCGATCATGGACGCCCGCAACGGCAACGTGTTTACGGGGCTGTACGACGTGCGGGGGCCGGAGCCGGTGGCGGTGGCGGCGCCGGCCTTGCGGCCCGCTCGCGACTGGTTCGGGAAGCTGGCGGACGGTCGCTGGCGGGAGGAAGCGGCCGCGGCAACGCCGGCGGGCATGGAAGGGGACTGGATGAACGGAGCGGTGATGTTCTGCGGCGACGGCGTGCCCCTGTACTGGGACGACATTGTGCAGGCGCTGGGCGAGCGGGCGCGGCGACCGGCGCCGGGTTTTGAGCTGCTGCGGACGGGCGCCGTGGCCATGCTGGGCGCGGCGCGCCTCGCCCGGGGCGAGCGGGACGACCCCATGCGGCTGGCGCCGGCGTACCTGCGCGAATCGGAGGCTGAGCGGAAATGGGGAGCTCGCAGCAGAAGGCCATCTCCGTCGTGA
- a CDS encoding peptidase M55 translates to MKVYISVDMEGIAGIVSWKQDEPEHRMITRRLMTGEANAAIEGALAAGATEIVVGDSHNTMINLIPDELRPEARLVSGSGRPLSMVDGVDETFDGVVFVGYHSAMGTKDGVLDHTYSSSTVAEVRINGVRVGEIGINAGVCGYFGVPVVCVAGDQAAVEEAKALLGDRLVTVAVKQGIGRVAANSLHPEVARQRIREAVKEALTKPDKPQPLKFSAPVEWEIRFLNSMMAHYATLIPGAERVDGVTVRFRHDDYLVGFKAFRAMVTLAYSAL, encoded by the coding sequence ATGAAAGTTTACATTTCCGTCGACATGGAAGGCATCGCCGGCATCGTCAGCTGGAAGCAGGACGAGCCGGAGCACCGCATGATTACCCGCCGCCTGATGACGGGCGAAGCCAACGCGGCCATCGAGGGCGCGCTGGCGGCCGGCGCCACCGAAATCGTGGTGGGCGACTCGCACAACACGATGATCAATCTGATTCCCGACGAGCTGCGGCCCGAGGCGCGGCTGGTCAGCGGCAGCGGGCGGCCGCTGAGCATGGTGGACGGCGTGGACGAGACGTTCGACGGCGTCGTCTTCGTCGGGTATCACTCGGCCATGGGCACGAAGGACGGCGTGCTGGACCACACGTATTCGTCTTCGACGGTGGCGGAAGTGCGCATCAACGGCGTTCGCGTCGGCGAGATCGGCATCAACGCCGGCGTGTGCGGCTATTTCGGCGTCCCCGTCGTCTGCGTGGCGGGCGACCAGGCGGCGGTGGAGGAGGCCAAGGCGCTGCTGGGCGACCGGCTGGTGACGGTGGCGGTCAAGCAAGGCATCGGCCGGGTGGCGGCCAACTCGCTGCATCCGGAGGTGGCGCGGCAGCGCATCCGCGAGGCGGTAAAGGAGGCTCTGACGAAGCCCGACAAGCCGCAGCCGCTGAAGTTCAGCGCGCCGGTCGAGTGGGAGATTCGCTTCCTGAACAGCATGATGGCGCACTACGCCACGCTCATACCGGGCGCGGAGCGGGTGGACGGCGTGACGGTGCGCTTCCGCCACGACGACTATCTGGTGGGCTTCAAGGCGTTCCGGGCCATGGTCACGCTGGCCTACAGCGCCTTGTAA